The genomic window GGTCCTCTTTACAGTCACTCCAACTGCAGGGAAGGTCACCTGACATGTGAGGCTGGTGCCATGATCCTGGGGTCTTGGGGAAAGGGTGAGCACTGAGGAGAGGTGGGTCCGGGGGCCCAAGGAGGTGAGGGCTGCTGAGTTCCAGGAGAAGATGGGGGGCGTCCCCTGCTCACAGGCCCAGGGCACAGTGCAAGTCAGATTCCTGGGGTGGCCAGACTCCAGGATTCCTGGGATCTGGATGTTGGGTGATTGAGTCAGGGCTGGGGAGGAAACAGGGGAGATGACAGCTCCTCAGCATGTTGTCTGCCAGACCCAGGGTCTTGTCATAATGGTCTCCATCCCCATGGGGAACAGAACCATGTATTTTCTACTTCTCATATACCACACCCTTTTCCTCGGCCCCTCTGGTACCTGTCACCTTCAGAGAGAACATCTTATCTCCATATGCGTATCCGTGAAAATGATTATCAGTTCGGAAGGAGTATGTCccactgtcctccattttgacaTCTCTGATGCTCAGGGAGCAGTTGTTGACCCAGGGATCCCCAAGAAGGAAGAATCGGCCCTTGGTCCTTTCCTGCACCTTCTGTCCTTGTTTGTTTGTGGCCACTAGAAGACCTTGGTTTTTACTCTTTCCTTCCTGGAACCAAAACATGTGGTGGTATCCATAGGAATAACTAAGGTAGGAAAATTTACAGGGCACAAGGACACACAGGCCCTCCTGCACTGTCACAGATTCCTGCAGTTCCAGCTCGATTTTCCAACTCCGAGTAAGGGATcctaggagagagagagactcagCTTCAAGCTCAAGAAATCCCCTTAGCGGAACCCCTCACCCCCTCAGCCCACTCACCTCCCCACAGCaggggcagcagcagcagtggcagcATCTCTGGCCCCTGCCTAAGGGAGTCTGCCTTCCAGAGTCCCtctgaaagggaaaaggaaagccaCAGATATTGAAGGGCAGAGGAAGCCTGGGCAGGAAGACAGTGGTGACAACAAAATGTAAAAGAGAAAAACCTCAGAAGAGGAACTTTAGACTCAGTTGAGATTGGTTATTCGAGATTATCCAATTCCATTTCTGCACGTCACGGATTAACTCTGAGGCTCATAGGAGGCAAGAGGCTTGTCCTGCTTAAGGCAGCAATGAAAGACAGGAGCCCCCAAGTCCTGCCTCCTGGTCTTGTGCACAATGGTCTGTTCTGGGGAAGTAGGGACCACCTGGCCAGACCCCTCGGAGTTGTAGACTCTGGACCCTAGTGAAGGTCAGCCTGCCAGTGGTGGGACTTGGGATGTCCTGAGTATCAGAGGTATAGGAGAAGGATTTAGATGCTTcactcatttcattcattcatttcactcatttattcacaaACTAGGggcttgttatagattgaattgttttCCCCAAAAAGATATCTTGAACTCCTAACCCCTATTCCCTGAGAATGTGACATTGTTTGAatatagggtctttgaagatgttatcagttaagttcacatgaggtcatactggcaTAGGATGGATCCTAATCCACTCTGAGTGGTGTCCATATGAAAAAGCAGAAGAGACatggagagacacagagggaagatgaccatgtgaagatggaggcagaaattGAAGTGATATGTGTACGAGCCAAGAAACACCAAAGATAGCCAGCCACCACCAGAATCTAGGAgacaggcatggaacagattctccctcacagcctcagaaggaatcaaaatggctgatgccctgattttggactcccAGCATCCAGAACTATGACACAACACTTTTCTGCTGTTTCAAGACACCTGTTTGTTGagctttgttatggcagccctggggAACTAATACCTCTTCTCTCTAGGGCTTTTTCTTGTGGCCCATCATTACTTGTCATATTCAGAGACAGTGTGATATACTTGAAACTATGTTTCACAAAACATTTCTTCATCCAAAAGGAGTATGTCCCACTTTCCCACATCATGGAAAATCTGATGCTCAGAGACAATAATTATGGGTCCTTGAGttgctaaggaaaccctggtggcatagtggttatgtgctatgcctgctaaccaaatggtgggcagtacaaatccaccaggtgctccttggaaactctatggggtagttcttctctgtcctgtagggtcgctatgagtcagaatcgagtccaCGGCAATGGGCCTGGTTTGGGTTTTGAGTTGCTAAGGGCGCTGAATGATCCCCAGATTCTCTCTTCCAGGTCTGTTTGATTTTTAATCAAAAATGTGTTAGAGACTTAATAAAGACAGTAACTGAACACAACGTGTGGTCCTGGATTCCTCACTGGTTTGGATAAACGCTGTGAAGGACATTTGGAGGTCAGCTGGAAAAATTTGATTATGTGGAATATGGACAGAGGATTAGATGAGAGGGAAGTTTACTAGGATGGAAAGTTCAAgatcaaaaactaaaaaaagcagGTTACAAAACCATATGTGCTAGAtgatcacattttttaaaaaatctattaggtttctgaaaaaaaaaaggaagatctaaAGGGATATGCACTACGGTATTAACAGTAGTGATTTTTGAGTTTCGAGAatatgttttgttgttgctgtcgtacattttctatttttatacacTGCATATCTCTATAATAAAAATAGCTCTTTACTAtcacgtcagttctgactcatggtgattccaccTGTCACAGAGTGAAAccactgctctgtagggttttcctggctgtaatctttttggaagtagactgctgtgGTGCTGTGGTGCTGTGGTGCTGCTGGCCGGGgcggggtggtggggggggggtgttaatcctccaacctttaggttattagTCAAGcctaaactgtttgcaccatccagggaccttcttAACAAGCTATTACCAATAAATAACTGATCGTCAAGATTACAATTAAGGAAATTCCACTTTTCCAGGTTTTGACACGATCTGTTTGTGGTCACAGGGGATTATGGTGTCTCTTGGCCACCTCCACAATCTGAAGGTGTAGAGTGGGTTAAAGTCAGTGTAGAAAATCCAAGGATGGAGCTGGAGAAGAATGGGCAGGTAGAGGATGCACAGACCCTCTTTTGCCATCACTGACTGAAGGAGGCACAGATTGTATCTGCACAGTCCTCCAGGGACCACTGAGAGAGACAGAAGCTCTGACTGCAGCCCCACCAGCCCCCTCTTCCTTAAACCTATGACGCCTTCACCATGGGACAACAGGTAGCAACAACATCTCTGGGCTGATGGGAATAGTCTAGAGTCCCCCGGCACCATCCGATTAGCCTGTCCTATCTTGCAAGTTGGGGACAACTGTGGAGTGCTAAGACAGCTGGGGACTCTTTCTGGATTAAAATTTATGGCTTCTGTTCCAAATTTATCCTTCAACAGGAATGGTTgccttagttttctagggctaccataacaaagttcaacaaacagatggctAGGGGAAGAGATACAGAACCCCTGTGCATACCCTGGGAGCTACATCTTCTCCAGCCCTTGAGGTGGCTCCTCCCTTTGTCCTGAGGAGAATACTTTATATAATTTGAATATTACAGTATATACACTTGTGTCTGGCTTCTGGTaatcaatattttatttctaagatacatctatACTGCTGTGTGTACCAGTATTTTGCTAATTCTTAATGCTGTGAAGTATTCTTAAtaattatgtatgtatgtacacgaTGGACAAGATAGatacagagacaggcagagagatggatagacaggcaggcaggcaggcagcaggcaggcagacagacagacagacagacagacagatagattagatagatactGGCCTACTTTTGATggatatttttgttgtttctcCATCAGGCCCTTATAAAGAAAACTGCTATGAAGATTCTTGTATTTGATTTCTGATGCCCATATATATGCATTTCTGTTACAAAATATGTAGGAACAGAATCACTTAGTAAAGTTTTCCAAATAACTTTCCAATGTGGTTGTGAAACGTTACATTGCTGTCATCAGGATGtggttgttttagtcatctattGTTACATAACAAACCACTCCAAAATTTAGAAGCTTAAAAGAGAAGCATGCTATCATCTTTCACAGTTCTTTGAATTGACTGGGCTTAGCTGGGTGGTTG from Loxodonta africana isolate mLoxAfr1 chromosome 11, mLoxAfr1.hap2, whole genome shotgun sequence includes these protein-coding regions:
- the LOC100664912 gene encoding sialic acid-binding Ig-like lectin 6 isoform X4, with the protein product MLPLLLLPLLWGGSLTRSWKIELELQESVTVQEGLCVLVPCKFSYLSYSYGYHHMFWFQEGKSKNQGLLVATNKQGQKVQERTKGRFFLLGDPWVNNCSLSIRDVKMEDSGTYSFRTDNHFHGYAYGDKMFSLKVTALTQSPNIQIPGILESGHPRNLTCTVPWACEQGTPPIFSWNSAALTSLGPRTHLSSVLTLSPRPQDHGTSLTCQVTFPAVGVTVKRTIQLNISWKGPMTTHFSPWMMRLPHLLSQMLHRTWSSQSPKETAQGQPLHLVCVADSNPPAELSWFWESSSLNASVVSNTGYMELPQAGTGEGVFTCRAQNHLGSQHVFLNVSVHCEFGGTWRRTPWETRTQVRFRSPWSCWRSWWHGPDLSLSFPHLQGLQHQFLIGIPSDHRGPAGAGPISREKQELHYASLNFKKLRLQEQKDTDIEYAEIMTHK
- the LOC100664912 gene encoding sialic acid-binding Ig-like lectin 6 isoform X5; amino-acid sequence: MLPLLLLPLLWGGSLTRSWKIELELQESVTVQEGLCVLVPCKFSYLSYSYGYHHMFWFQEGKSKNQGLLVATNKQGQKVQERTKGRFFLLGDPWVNNCSLSIRDVKMEDSGTYSFRTDNHFHGYAYGDKMFSLKVTALTQSPNIQIPGILESGHPRNLTCTVPWACEQGTPPIFSWNSAALTSLGPRTHLSSVLTLSPRPQDHGTSLTCQVTFPAVGVTVKRTIQLNISSLNILGNASSFLSLEGQPLHLVCVADSNPPAELSWFWESSSLNASVVSNTGYMELPQAGTGEGVFTCRAQNHLGSQHVFLNVSVHWKPEPRSGSEVLGVAGGAGGMALICLCLFLIFRLKTQKKKAAKTVEDMNDVNPVLGSGSWGLQHQFLIGIPSDHRGPAGAGPISREKQELHYASLNFKKLRLQEQKDTDIEYAEIMTHK
- the LOC100664912 gene encoding sialic acid-binding Ig-like lectin 6 isoform X7, with amino-acid sequence MLPLLLLPLLWGGSLTRSWKIELELQESVTVQEGLCVLVPCKFSYLSYSYGYHHMFWFQEGKSKNQGLLVATNKQGQKVQERTKGRFFLLGDPWVNNCSLSIRDVKMEDSGTYSFRTDNHFHGYAYGDKMFSLKVTALTQSPNIQIPGILESGHPRNLTCTVPWACEQGTPPIFSWNSAALTSLGPRTHLSSVLTLSPRPQDHGTSLTCQVTFPAVGVTVKRTIQLNISWKGPMTTHFSPWMMRLPHLLSQMLHRTWSSQSPKETAQGQPLHLVCVADSNPPAELSWFWESSSLNASVVSNTGYMELPQAGTGEGVFTCRAQNHLGSQHVFLNVSVHWKPEPRSGSEVLGVAGGAGGMALICLCLFLIFRLKTQKKKAAKTVEDMNDVNPVLGSGSWIEVRLVSFTFYSYAH
- the LOC100664912 gene encoding sialic acid-binding Ig-like lectin 6 isoform X8; translated protein: MLPLLLLPLLWGGSLTRSWKIELELQESVTVQEGLCVLVPCKFSYLSYSYGYHHMFWFQEGKSKNQGLLVATNKQGQKVQERTKGRFFLLGDPWVNNCSLSIRDVKMEDSGTYSFRTDNHFHGYAYGDKMFSLKVTALTQSPNIQIPGILESGHPRNLTCTVPWACEQGTPPIFSWNSAALTSLGPRTHLSSVLTLSPRPQDHGTSLTCQVTFPAVGVTVKRTIQLNISWKGPMTTHFSPWMMRLPHLLSQMLHRTWSSQSPKETAQGQPLHLVCVADSNPPAELSWFWESSSLNASVVSNTGYMELPQAGTGEGVFTCRAQNHLGSQHVFLNVSVHCEFGGTWRRTPWLVGNELVEGNSSNTSFIVTSSSSEPWANST
- the LOC100664912 gene encoding myeloid cell surface antigen CD33-like isoform X10 produces the protein MLPLLLLPLLWGGSLTRSWKIELELQESVTVQEGLCVLVPCKFSYLSYSYGYHHMFWFQEGKSKNQGLLVATNKQGQKVQERTKGRFFLLGDPWVNNCSLSIRDVKMEDSGTYSFRTDNHFHGYAYGDKMFSLKVTALTQSPNIQIPGILESGHPRNLTCTVPWACEQGTPPIFSWNSAALTSLGPRTHLSSVLTLSPRPQDHGTSLTCQVTFPAVGVTVKRTIQLNISYAPQNMVLTVSQGNSTGKPEPRSGSEVLGVAGGAGGMALICLCLFLIFRLKTQKKKAAKTVEDMNDVNPVLGSGSWGLQHQFLIGIPSDHRGPAGAGPISREKQELHYASLNFKKLRLQEQKDTDIEYAEIMTHK
- the LOC100664912 gene encoding sialic acid-binding Ig-like lectin 6 isoform X9; the protein is MLPLLLLPLLWGGSLTRSWKIELELQESVTVQEGLCVLVPCKFSYLSYSYGYHHMFWFQEGKSKNQGLLVATNKQGQKVQERTKGRFFLLGDPWVNNCSLSIRDVKMEDSGTYSFRTDNHFHGYAYGDKMFSLKVTALTQSPNIQIPGILESGHPRNLTCTVPWACEQGTPPIFSWNSAALTSLGPRTHLSSVLTLSPRPQDHGTSLTCQVTFPAVGVTVKRTIQLNISWKGPMTTHFSPWMMRLPHLLSQMLHRTWSSQSPKETAQGQPLHLVCVADSNPPAELSWFWESSSLNASVVSNTGYMELPQAGTGEGVFTCRAQNHLGSQHVFLNVSVHWKPEPRSGSEVLGVAGGAGGMALICLCLFLIFRDSSTSS
- the LOC100664912 gene encoding sialic acid-binding Ig-like lectin 6 isoform X6; the protein is MLPLLLLPLLWGGSLTRSWKIELELQESVTVQEGLCVLVPCKFSYLSYSYGYHHMFWFQEGKSKNQGLLVATNKQGQKVQERTKGRFFLLGDPWVNNCSLSIRDVKMEDSGTYSFRTDNHFHGYAYGDKMFSLKVTALTQSPNIQIPGILESGHPRNLTCTVPWACEQGTPPIFSWNSAALTSLGPRTHLSSVLTLSPRPQDHGTSLTCQVTFPAVGVTVKRTIQLNISYAPQNMVLTVSQGNSTELSWFWESSSLNASVVSNTGYMELPQAGTGEGVFTCRAQNHLGSQHVFLNVSVHWKPEPRSGSEVLGVAGGAGGMALICLCLFLIFRLKTQKKKAAKTVEDMNDVNPVLGSGSWGLQHQFLIGIPSDHRGPAGAGPISREKQELHYASLNFKKLRLQEQKDTDIEYAEIMTHK